DNA from Nematostella vectensis chromosome 5, jaNemVect1.1, whole genome shotgun sequence:
AGGTATGAGTGGTAGAGAAGAGAAAGAGCTTGGGGAATGTTGTGGATCAAGAAGACATGGATCACAAAGAATAGACAAAGAAGACTCAAACATTCAAAGACATCAGTGAGGGCATCAGACAATAGACTTCCAACATCATGCAAGGTCTTTAATTTACATGACATTTAATGATTGATTTCTAGAAAGACAAGAACATTATACAAAAAAATTGCATATATGTCTATTTCACAGTGACCAGAACTGGGCCACTATAAATTGTGAAACATCCTGTGCAAGAGACtataaatttaaatatttttaacaaACCCAAGCTCtagaaaaacataaataatatGCAGGGTTTAAAATAGCAGTGTCGGCTGGCGGCGATAGCCAgctgttttctggtctttgcccgctctttttttctgtattccctTTTCATATTTTAAGTATGCAGGCTTTTTTCCCCACCAAAATCCACAAAGCAAAATCTAGAGATTTTGTCTGCTTGTTTTTTTGAAACAGCAAGCTTGACATTAGAAAATATATACAAAACCAGGGAAGTTGTTAAAGTTAGTTGACGTTCATGTTATAAGAACAATACCTTATTTCTCTGAGCAGAACATAATGTTCTAAACAGGGATGTTTTGTAACTAAGATTTTCAAGCATGTTTTGTTCTTGTGACAATTGCCTTTTTTCTTACTAGTTCTGATTTCTAAAACACTTAGCTAATATCAGGTATCTACAGTACATTTTACTATTCAATTAGCTGCTCAAGACTTGTACAACTCTCTTATGTAGAACAATAAAATGATTTCACAGCCTTAAATATCTCTCTGTCATTGACAATCCAACCAGACAGCAGATCCTGAGGCTCTTTACTACTTTAGTTCAACAGCAGCTCTAGGACAAGGTTGAAAAAACATAGCAGATACTGTTTCTATCTAGACTATCCAAGCATCAGTTGCTGTTATGCTCTTGTCCACCTGTGATTTTTGACTTGCTGACAATGCTGCTATGTAACTCAGTTACCACGCTGAAACCAAACACAGGAATAtataaatgttattttttctctatgcACACAGTATGCAGTGTAGCATACATAataattattgttttgttttagtggGAATATAGAGCAAGGTACACATAATGGTTTGATCATTCAGAAGTGCTTATTCTGTGTGATCAATTGGCTATACCGTACTACTATACAGAGATTAATAGAACCATAACAGATATAAAGATACGCCAATGTTTCAGAGTAAGAAGGACTGaaattaaagtaaaaaaaacattgatattTTGCGACTTTTTTCTGGTTGTATCATTTCTTGCTTCTAAAAACAAATCATGGGACCCCACATGAAACAGATAGCATGGCAGTATTCCACAGCATACCTTTGGTTGCTGGCGCAGTCCACGCTCCCTGTTCTGTTTCTGCAACACCTTTTCATTCATTATCCCTTGTCGTGATAAGCTCTGGAATCTTAGAGGCTTTATCTTTAGGGGTTGTGGCTTAACTCCTTCAATATTTTCCTGGGATTTAACCTCATTGATCTTACTATCTCTACCATCTGCATCCTCGCCATCTTCTTTAACCTCTAGTCCTTTGTTATGTGTATCATCCAGGTCTTCAATGgtcttctttttctcttcatTGTGATCCATGTCTTCTTGTTCCACAGTGTTCTCCAAGTCACCTATTGTCTTCTTCTTTCCTGTGATCTTCTGCTCAACTTCACTCTCTTGTTTCTTGGCATTATCAGGTTTATTTACTAGTTGGGCTGACTTTGCATCTCCATTCTGAACATCACTATCTGCCTCTGTCGTAGGCGATGTTGGTTTAGCCTGGGTGACTGGACTTGCTGTCTGTGATTTGTTTGTTGGTGTTATTGCAATTGTCTGGTTGGCTTTAACAACATCATTGCTGGCATTATTAGCTAATTGGCCTTGTAGATTATTCTGGGTCTGTTGGGGGACCTTATTTCTTGCATTTTCTTGGGATTCTGTAAGTCAATAGCAAAACATATTACTGTCaatttataaatatttaaaaaagtttaGAAAAGTTTGGTTCCAGGTTATCACATTTGGCATGGTAGGAGAACACAGCCATAACAAAATCATTAATAATGATAAGCACCAAGTGGTTTTATTTGCCTAGAAACAGCATTAGCCAAAATTATTGTATGTCAAGCTTTGTAAATGGCAGCATACTATTGCATTCAGTAACACATTGTTAGGGTTAGGCCAAAAAGTATCACATTCATTAACACATAACTAGGATTCAACCATTTTTAAGTATCACTAACACATCGTTATGGTTAAGCCAAAAAGAATCACATTTATTTACACATAATTAGGGTTAAGTATCACTAACACATCGTTATGGTTAAGCCAAAAAGTATCACATTCAAACACATAATTAGGCACATGGTTAGGGCAAGGGAGCACGGCAGAATGTCTTCTTTTTGAACACGTGATTGATATTATTACAAAAATAAACCACTCTATGCAACCCAtcatgtgtgtttgttttgtaaggggAGATATCATTTGCGCTGTTGGGGGTGTTGGGCTCGCATTATTAAGTGGATTTTGtttgtcaacagggtctttgttCGTTTCATCGGTTATAGACCGCCCAAGGATATCAGATACGCAATAGTGTTGGCATGAAGTGCATTGCGAGCTTCGGAGAGGCGTAACTCTCTACCCTCTGAAAGGATTCGGGTGTAATACAaacaaagaccctgttgaAAAAATAATCCACTTCATAATCCGAGACCCACACCCCCAACAGGCGCAACTGATATCTCCACTTACAAAACACACATGACGGGTTGCATAACAATGtggtttatttttgttgtaaacGAAACACCTTCTGCCGTGCTCCCTTGGTTAGGGTAAGGCCTTATAACATCACAATACAAAACACATGGTTAGGGTGTTATGCTTTACAGTAAGAACAAGCCTTACATACAATATATGAAGTGTGTACAAATGTCCTGTATTTCACATACATATCAGATCAGTAATACAACTACTGTAGATCTTTaattaatttcttattaactttaatttctttgaactgaattttttttcaaaatttatatTATAAGGAATTACGAGCCATTATTATGTGATTTCTCTCAATCAATAAACGTTGGCTTGAAATCCTgcttatttaaagaaaatatcacCACAGCAGCACTCACACATATAACCAAAACCTGGAATCTCATTACAATGCAAGACCAGAATCTCATTACAATGCAAGACCAGAATCTCATTACAATGCAAGACCAGAATCTCATTACAATGCAAGACCAGAATCgagtggccgccatcttgttttgttctggCCACGCGAAAGCTGGAAAGAGCGCAAAGcgcgagggggagggggaggggaagagaAGGAAAGTCCTCACGTTTTGTCACTCGCGCCAAGCTAGCGCGGCCAAAAACAAGATGGTAACCAGTACTCAATGCATAGCgaaaaaaacaccgggtaaacgttCTTACCAGGTTGTATTGTTTTCTTAACGCTCCTATCTTGTGCCGATACTGGTCTCTGTGATGATAGTTTTTTATAGCACTCATCTCTGAGAATAAACATAACACATTAAGTACAATAATGTAGGTATTTTTTTACTGCTGCTTAAAGAAAGAGTTAAATGTAAAAGTGGGCCAATCATGACTAGTTGCAAtattcatttttctttaataCAGTCATACTGTACTGTCTGAAATCAAAATTGATCACAAAATGAGTCTCTGAAATTTCAATAAAGTCTTTCATCCAAAATGTTTGTATAGATGGAAAATGTACATACCTTTCTTTGATTgtttcattcatttttttcagcaattcttgataattgtttttaagTGACTTGTATCCTTCCATGAGTTTCTTAGCTTTTCCTAAATAAAAGAAGAAACGAATGCAAGCATAAGGACCACACTACACAGAGTAAAATAACATGGCTGTATCTAGAGAATTTTGTAGTGTTGGCAAGCCTCAGTCACTCCATTTGCTAACAAGGGCAGATATCGTTTTTGTACATAATGTTAATTGTAAAAAAACAGTCACCCTTGGTATCCATATAACTTAAGAAATTGGAATACTTTCTAAACTAGAGTGCTTTTTTCAAACACAAAAGCTTGGTTGCAGTATTATAAGACTTTCAGATTCTCAGTATCTATTGCCATTTTTTCactattgttatttatttatttatttatttaaaggcTTCCGTTACCACATGACGAGGGGGTTACTAATGGACATGAGGTCCCGGCAGGGCAAACCTCGGTGCGGGCTAGCGCTTGCCACTTCGCAAAATGCGAATTTCTTCCCCATGTTGGAAATTCTATTGCTAACTACAATCACCATTGTGGCGAATGCATATTTCGTTAGATTTTGTGGTTTGGGtgcaaaatcatttttaaTGTCAAAAACGCATTTTTCCTGAAATTTCATTAAACAAGGAAAAAGGGAAGGGAAGAAAAGGGAAACAAAATGGAAAGGCTATTGAATTTTGTGATATTAAAGTTCATAGGAATAGGATTTCTTGGGGCTTAAATGCCGTAAAATTAAAGAGACCAAAGATATTTTGATTAAATTGTTCGCTAAAGCTTCTCGGTTGTGGCTAATTTTCCTTATCAGTGTGGCTAATTTTTTAGGCTTAACATTAGTTACAGTGGCTTGTGCCTTCAAGATCCTAACGCACGCAGAACAAACCCTGTCACACTACACATGGTACCCACACCATGCACTGAATAACACCTATTTTGAAAGAAACAGCAAACAGTGaatagatactgtaatggAAGTTATGTTACTAATAGAAACTGTGGATCTCATATTTCTTTGCCAAATACAGATTATCAACTGATTTGGAGGCTTCTCTGTTATAGCCAGATTCGTTGTCGTGCGCCTTGGTGAATCCAGCGCCCTTGTCTAATTTTGGAAAAGCATGCAGTCAATCAACCACCTAAACCAATCAATGGCTAttggacagtgctgaaaaacgcaaaactagttccagtaccgggCGGTTAAACcatcatttttgttttgaaatggcggcgttttaccagcgaactgtcacattttggcgaatgcagAAAACTGCACAAAGCAATGGGAATTGATTGGTCATGGTGGCATggttgactacgcgctattctcAGATGAGAAATGGATTTGAATTCTCTGTTGTTGCGCAACAATGAATTTGGCTATGAAAAAGCTTATCTacatattttaatttaataaCAGATAacacataaaaatataaataaaaaactgaCTTTCGAGCTTAGCGAAGATAAATCATTAGATATTTGggtagggtttttttttaaataatccaGTTTTTATCCCCTCCCCACTTTcaaatatctgattgtttatctcttatttaacaaatagatctcaatTTTGCATGCATCTGTCCTCTGATAGATGCACAGAACTAACGGAACTCAACTGGGTCTTGTTGCTTACTTATTTGTTCATGACATGCTGTTCATGACACACGAAATAATAAGATCTATTTGTTTATTCAACAgttataaatgttttcttactttACAAATCTAGGTTTGGGACTAGTGTGCGCATGCTGATGGCAAAGATGCATGTGTTTTCTAATCCCACATGGactcttgaccaatcagagcgtgcGACTTACGTTGTTAAACATTTTGTATAAAACAGTTTATTCACCTTGCATAATGTCAAGCTTTGATGACGTATGGTTAATACTTTGACGAAGCAGGGAAACTTCAGTCTTGTATTTTCCCTGTAAATCCAAA
Protein-coding regions in this window:
- the LOC116601396 gene encoding protein GOLM2, whose amino-acid sequence is MASTTTKTRAGVRTGAPSFLQIILVVVIVVLLYSYWSVSSRNSKLLRDHVMLQQKIRSLAGKKISIEKKSATLLSQITDLSSEKEKFESAAKEVEGKKSVLEKKVKSMEIEVRQQNAKLTGLQKEGGKYKTEVSLLRQSINHTSSKLDIMQGKAKKLMEGYKSLKNNYQELLKKMNETIKERDECYKKLSSQRPVSAQDRSVKKTIQPESQENARNKVPQQTQNNLQGQLANNASNDVVKANQTIAITPTNKSQTASPVTQAKPTSPTTEADSDVQNGDAKSAQLVNKPDNAKKQESEVEQKITGKKKTIGDLENTVEQEDMDHNEEKKKTIEDLDDTHNKGLEVKEDGEDADGRDSKINEVKSQENIEGVKPQPLKIKPLRFQSLSRQGIMNEKVLQKQNRERGLRQQPKRGN